A region of Mesorhizobium sp. AR02 DNA encodes the following proteins:
- a CDS encoding helix-turn-helix domain-containing protein, with protein MSEISLTLSEAIKRTGISRSSFYRLFAEKRLVPRKSGKRILILADELDAFVRSLPAAEVGRVDDDVDLDVQHKRHSKWGGPQ; from the coding sequence ATGTCCGAAATATCCCTGACTCTTTCCGAAGCCATAAAGCGCACCGGGATCTCGCGATCGTCATTCTACCGGCTTTTTGCCGAGAAGAGGCTTGTTCCACGCAAGTCCGGAAAGCGCATCCTGATCCTTGCCGACGAGTTGGATGCCTTCGTGCGCTCCTTACCGGCCGCAGAAGTTGGACGAGTCGATGACGACGTCGATCTTGATGTCCAGCACAAGCGCCATTCGAAATGGGGGGGCCCACAATGA
- a CDS encoding recombinase family protein, which translates to MEFNALDAQREACEAYVASQRAEGWVPVPDRYDDGGISGGTLERPALKRLLKDIEFGLVDVVVVYKIDRLSRSLTDFSKLVEIFEANDVTFVSITQSFNTTTSMGRLTLNILLSFAQFEREAIGERIRDKFAASRRKGMWMGGNVPLGYRVESRKLIIQEDEAATVRMIFDRFPSVGSATTLARTLNAEGVTSRGGRPIDKGYLYKLLSNRVYIGEAVHKGTSYPGEHQAIISLDLWNKVRSIIAEDPRKRAGHCRRQTPALLRGLIFAPNGYAMTPAHTRKKGRLYRYYVTTSVQKLGPETCSVKRLPAAEIEAVVIDQVRKMLRQPEIIVKTWAAARVEDDAVTEGEVRDRLVEFDVLWDELFPTEQARIIQLLVERIEVDVDGISIRLRTEGMTSLVAEMRAQATLGRAA; encoded by the coding sequence ATGGAGTTCAACGCCCTCGACGCCCAGCGGGAGGCCTGTGAGGCTTACGTGGCCAGCCAGCGAGCGGAGGGATGGGTTCCCGTGCCCGACCGCTACGACGACGGCGGCATCTCCGGTGGAACGCTGGAACGGCCGGCGCTGAAGCGCTTGCTTAAGGATATCGAGTTCGGGCTGGTCGACGTGGTCGTCGTCTACAAGATCGATAGGCTCTCCCGTTCGCTGACCGACTTTTCGAAGCTCGTTGAGATCTTCGAGGCCAATGACGTCACCTTCGTGTCGATCACCCAATCATTCAACACTACAACCTCGATGGGCCGGCTCACACTCAACATCCTGCTGTCCTTCGCACAGTTTGAGCGTGAGGCGATTGGCGAGCGCATCCGCGATAAGTTCGCCGCGTCGCGGCGCAAGGGCATGTGGATGGGAGGCAACGTGCCGCTCGGCTACCGCGTCGAAAGCCGCAAGCTGATCATCCAGGAGGACGAGGCCGCAACAGTGCGCATGATCTTCGACAGGTTTCCCTCCGTTGGCTCGGCGACGACGCTTGCACGAACGCTCAACGCCGAGGGTGTGACCAGCCGCGGTGGCAGGCCCATCGACAAGGGCTATCTCTACAAGCTGCTGAGCAACCGGGTCTACATCGGCGAGGCCGTCCACAAGGGCACGAGCTATCCCGGCGAGCACCAGGCAATCATCAGCCTCGATCTGTGGAACAAGGTGCGATCGATCATTGCCGAGGACCCGCGCAAACGAGCAGGGCATTGTCGCCGGCAGACACCGGCATTGCTCAGGGGACTGATCTTCGCGCCGAACGGCTATGCCATGACGCCTGCCCACACCCGGAAGAAGGGGCGTCTGTACCGCTACTACGTCACCACCAGTGTGCAGAAGCTCGGCCCTGAAACCTGCTCGGTGAAACGGCTGCCAGCTGCCGAGATCGAGGCTGTAGTGATCGACCAGGTGAGGAAGATGCTTCGCCAACCGGAGATCATCGTGAAGACTTGGGCAGCTGCAAGAGTCGAGGACGACGCAGTCACCGAGGGAGAGGTTCGCGACCGTCTTGTCGAGTTCGACGTACTCTGGGACGAACTCTTTCCAACGGAGCAGGCTCGTATCATTCAGCTGTTGGTCGAGCGCATCGAGGTCGATGTCGATGGCATCTCCATCCGCCTGCGAACCGAGGGCATGACAAGCCTCGTGGCAGAAATGCGGGCGCAGGCGACCCTTGGGCGGGCCGCATGA
- a CDS encoding helix-turn-helix transcriptional regulator has protein sequence MTPVYLSQQELADRWRLSPRTLERWRYLKTGPSYHKLGGKIGYSVVDVEACERRRRAETHSSILGSWE, from the coding sequence ATGACCCCCGTTTACCTCAGCCAGCAGGAACTGGCCGACCGCTGGCGACTAAGCCCTAGGACACTCGAGCGCTGGCGCTACCTCAAGACCGGACCGAGTTATCACAAGCTCGGCGGCAAGATTGGGTACTCGGTAGTTGACGTTGAGGCTTGCGAGCGCCGCCGTCGCGCCGAGACACATTCCTCGATTCTCGGCTCGTGGGAATGA
- a CDS encoding winged helix-turn-helix transcriptional regulator codes for MDSDFDSPFGYDAFRRTCASHTVLEMLASKWVYLVVCALRKGRLRNGELARKLEGITPKMLTQTLRVLERDGLVRREIFPVIPPRVEYELTELGQNLAGLLTQIRAWAEQHAPDIKDARARAIAANEGDWAA; via the coding sequence ATGGATAGTGACTTCGACTCCCCCTTCGGTTACGACGCCTTCCGGCGGACATGTGCTTCGCACACCGTGCTGGAGATGCTGGCCAGCAAATGGGTCTACCTGGTGGTCTGTGCGCTGCGCAAAGGCCGGCTGCGCAATGGCGAGCTTGCCCGCAAGCTCGAGGGCATCACGCCCAAGATGCTGACGCAGACATTGCGTGTGCTGGAGCGTGACGGCCTGGTGCGGCGTGAGATTTTCCCGGTCATTCCGCCGCGCGTCGAATATGAATTGACCGAGCTCGGCCAGAACCTGGCGGGACTGCTCACCCAGATCAGGGCATGGGCGGAGCAGCACGCGCCTGACATCAAGGATGCCCGTGCAAGGGCGATTGCCGCAAATGAGGGGGATTGGGCGGCTTAG
- a CDS encoding Gfo/Idh/MocA family protein — translation MKPRIAVLGCGYWGSNHIRTLKALGALHAVSDANRARAEGFASEQDCLAIEPDQLFVRDDIDAIVMALPPQFHADLAVRAAENGKDVLVEKPIALTVPDAERAVQAAKDNGRVFMVGHVLRFHPAFETLKGLIDKGELGEVRYIHSHRLGLGKFHTENDALWDLAPHDLSMILAITGTEPIEVRGEGAALLDNLSDFAHLHMRFPNGLRSHLFTSRLNPYRERRLTVVGTKAMAVFDDVEPWERKLAVYRHAVWQDSGQWAFTTNEPSYVAVAQGMPLTRELEHFIHCIETRAEPRTSGEEAIRVLRILTAGTVTHTKS, via the coding sequence ATGAAGCCGCGCATTGCAGTCCTCGGTTGCGGATACTGGGGCAGCAACCACATCCGCACCCTCAAGGCGCTCGGCGCGCTGCACGCGGTTTCCGACGCCAACCGGGCTCGTGCCGAAGGTTTTGCCAGCGAACAGGATTGCCTGGCGATCGAGCCCGACCAGCTGTTCGTGCGCGATGATATCGATGCCATCGTCATGGCCTTGCCGCCGCAGTTCCATGCCGACCTTGCCGTACGCGCCGCTGAAAACGGCAAGGACGTGCTGGTTGAAAAGCCGATCGCGCTGACCGTGCCGGATGCCGAGCGCGCGGTGCAGGCGGCCAAGGACAATGGCCGCGTCTTCATGGTCGGCCATGTCCTGCGTTTCCATCCCGCTTTCGAGACGCTGAAGGGGCTGATCGACAAGGGCGAGCTCGGCGAGGTCCGCTATATCCACTCGCACCGGCTTGGCCTTGGCAAGTTCCACACCGAGAACGATGCGCTGTGGGATCTGGCGCCGCACGATCTGTCGATGATCCTGGCCATCACCGGCACCGAGCCGATCGAGGTGCGCGGCGAGGGTGCCGCGCTCCTCGACAACCTCAGCGATTTCGCGCATCTGCACATGCGCTTTCCCAACGGCCTGCGCAGCCATCTTTTCACCTCGCGGCTCAATCCCTATCGCGAGCGGCGGCTGACCGTGGTCGGCACCAAGGCGATGGCGGTGTTCGACGATGTCGAGCCGTGGGAGCGCAAGCTTGCCGTCTACCGCCACGCGGTCTGGCAGGACAGCGGCCAATGGGCGTTCACCACCAACGAGCCGTCCTATGTCGCGGTCGCGCAAGGGATGCCGCTGACGCGCGAGCTGGAGCATTTCATCCACTGCATCGAGACGCGCGCCGAACCGCGCACCAGCGGCGAGGAAGCGATCAGGGTGCTGCGCATCCTGACCGCGGGAACGGTCACCCACACCAAATCCTGA
- a CDS encoding AAA family ATPase — MTYQLTELVVTNFRSIKGTLTIPLDAPIVLVHGPNGVGKTSIATAIELALTGDVGGLRRSDENVQNHLVNRDALEASIVLRMTGGPKSETNISVRDGVVRGTPILDEDSRIFFTDRCYLSQSTLGRLLDIYQAPTSRDPSNTPLTSFVKKLLGLDQLEALIDGVYPAGHKARMSKLSADFDRADQLEGRLQGEQRELDALERSQNAEAARLNAELEQLRKALDLPEDLSAAVAMLAKGEDPELVARHEARVSGVMSLQFQWSSYTSKEAQEDRASLENEEADAARALENYSAGPGRRLATSIASIRPIFPDSADPERTDPEEARIGAIRLVDREIARVDGLLSSAAAASRSISARDQSINQQQARLQLLNGQIADIAGDSAGLGQALAALLPHVTDDVCPVCDRDFNEVSDISLRTHLSQEVARLIGQSEKLNSLVAERQQVQTQLAEFERSRSTESARVITPVDATTYQERLATLRTAKGELEALAAETLEGTRIRNRHSTAASKVAQLRLRDSTSLEIRNSLSTLAETIAEPPIAEAETTQNALSRLISATETALKAAIAQHTDRKAAANTLARLLALAAEKAERDAQTAVRTQRLAQLTAAQRGVKRERDLANNLGRAASEARSAIVGRVFNERLNAIWRDLFVRLAPNEPFVPAFVLPSSGAKIVNAILETVHRDGGSYGRPGAMLSAGNLNTAALTLFLALHLSVKPELPWLLLDDPVQSMDELHVAQFAALLRTLAKSEKRQLIIAVHERPLFEYLSLELSPAFVGDKLITVELSKSTEGSTLYRTNVVGFEPDRLVA, encoded by the coding sequence ATGACCTACCAGCTAACCGAGCTCGTCGTCACCAACTTTCGAAGCATCAAGGGAACGCTAACTATCCCGCTTGATGCTCCGATCGTTCTGGTTCACGGCCCGAATGGCGTCGGTAAGACCAGCATCGCAACCGCGATCGAACTCGCCCTGACGGGCGACGTTGGGGGCCTGAGGCGGTCCGACGAGAATGTTCAGAACCATCTCGTGAATCGTGATGCGTTGGAGGCTTCCATCGTGTTGCGGATGACCGGCGGCCCCAAGTCGGAGACGAACATATCGGTCCGCGACGGGGTGGTCCGCGGGACGCCTATTCTTGACGAAGACAGCCGGATCTTTTTCACCGACCGCTGCTACTTGTCTCAATCAACGCTGGGGCGGCTGCTGGATATCTATCAAGCGCCCACCTCACGCGATCCGTCCAACACGCCATTGACGAGTTTCGTGAAGAAATTGCTGGGACTCGACCAGCTCGAAGCACTGATCGACGGAGTGTATCCGGCCGGCCACAAGGCTCGGATGTCCAAGCTGAGCGCTGATTTCGATCGCGCCGATCAGCTTGAAGGGCGATTGCAGGGCGAACAGCGTGAGCTCGACGCGCTGGAGCGCAGCCAAAACGCTGAGGCTGCCCGGTTGAACGCGGAGCTCGAGCAGTTGCGTAAGGCACTTGACTTGCCCGAAGATCTGTCCGCTGCCGTTGCAATGCTCGCCAAAGGCGAGGATCCCGAACTCGTCGCGCGCCACGAAGCGCGCGTGAGCGGGGTTATGTCGCTTCAGTTCCAATGGTCGTCCTATACGTCGAAGGAAGCGCAAGAGGATCGTGCATCCCTTGAAAATGAAGAGGCTGATGCCGCACGGGCTCTGGAAAATTATAGTGCTGGGCCGGGCCGCCGGCTTGCGACCTCCATTGCCAGTATTAGGCCAATCTTTCCTGATTCGGCCGACCCCGAGCGGACCGATCCGGAAGAGGCACGCATTGGTGCGATCAGATTGGTCGATCGCGAAATCGCGCGGGTTGACGGGCTGTTGTCATCAGCTGCTGCCGCAAGTAGGTCAATCAGCGCCAGGGACCAGTCGATCAATCAGCAGCAGGCCCGGCTGCAGCTGTTGAACGGTCAGATCGCTGATATCGCTGGTGATTCAGCGGGCCTTGGTCAGGCGCTGGCAGCGTTGCTGCCACATGTCACCGATGATGTGTGTCCGGTCTGCGATCGAGACTTTAACGAGGTATCCGATATCAGTTTGCGCACCCACTTGTCACAGGAAGTGGCCCGGTTGATTGGACAGTCCGAGAAGCTCAATTCCCTCGTTGCGGAACGCCAGCAGGTCCAGACGCAGCTTGCAGAGTTCGAGCGAAGCCGCAGCACTGAATCCGCGCGCGTGATCACGCCTGTGGATGCAACCACATACCAGGAACGTTTGGCGACGCTGCGCACTGCCAAGGGCGAGCTCGAAGCCCTTGCAGCGGAGACCCTTGAAGGAACTAGGATCCGCAACCGTCACTCGACTGCCGCAAGCAAGGTCGCTCAATTGCGCTTGCGCGATTCGACAAGTTTGGAAATTCGGAATTCGTTGTCGACGTTGGCGGAAACCATTGCCGAGCCGCCGATCGCCGAGGCCGAAACAACGCAGAATGCCCTCTCTAGACTTATCTCGGCAACCGAGACCGCACTCAAGGCGGCAATCGCACAGCATACTGATCGCAAAGCCGCAGCGAATACACTCGCGCGTCTGCTAGCACTTGCCGCGGAAAAGGCGGAGCGAGATGCCCAAACTGCCGTACGAACTCAGAGATTGGCTCAACTGACTGCCGCACAGCGCGGGGTGAAGCGCGAACGAGATCTCGCGAACAACCTCGGCCGCGCAGCGAGCGAAGCAAGGAGTGCGATCGTCGGTCGGGTCTTCAATGAGCGGCTAAATGCGATTTGGCGTGATCTGTTCGTTCGACTCGCACCCAACGAACCGTTTGTGCCAGCCTTTGTGCTCCCTTCATCGGGCGCGAAGATCGTCAACGCCATCCTAGAAACAGTGCACCGGGATGGTGGCAGCTATGGTCGGCCAGGCGCAATGCTGAGCGCTGGAAATCTCAACACAGCGGCGCTAACGCTATTCCTGGCCCTGCATCTGTCCGTGAAGCCAGAGCTACCTTGGCTGCTCCTTGACGACCCGGTCCAATCGATGGACGAACTCCACGTCGCTCAGTTCGCGGCTTTGCTGCGCACGCTCGCAAAGAGTGAAAAACGGCAGCTCATTATCGCTGTTCACGAGCGTCCACTGTTCGAATATCTATCGCTAGAACTAAGCCCTGCGTTCGTGGGCGACAAATTGATCACTGTAGAGCTTAGCAAGTCGACTGAAGGATCGACGCTGTACCGAACAAATGTTGTAGGTTTCGAACCCGATCGACTGGTCGCATAA
- a CDS encoding DUF2924 domain-containing protein, whose amino-acid sequence MTDNVLARLAELKTMDIGALKAKWRDLFTSEPPPYNRKFLESRLAYRIQELAYGGLKPETVKRLAALAEQLEPRRSGARKDNMPVTGTRLLREWQGVQHIATVLIDGFEYQGRPYKSLSAIARTITGTRWNGWLFFGLRSQKSNG is encoded by the coding sequence ATGACCGACAATGTGCTGGCCCGCCTGGCCGAACTGAAGACGATGGACATCGGCGCGCTCAAGGCCAAATGGCGCGACCTCTTCACCTCGGAGCCGCCACCCTACAATAGGAAGTTCCTGGAGAGCCGGCTCGCCTATCGCATCCAGGAACTGGCCTACGGCGGATTGAAGCCCGAGACCGTGAAACGGCTCGCGGCATTGGCCGAGCAGCTGGAGCCTCGGCGCTCTGGCGCCAGGAAAGACAACATGCCGGTTACGGGCACGCGGCTGCTGCGTGAATGGCAGGGCGTACAGCACATCGCCACAGTGCTGATCGACGGCTTCGAGTATCAGGGTCGCCCCTACAAGTCGCTCTCCGCGATTGCGCGGACGATCACCGGGACGCGCTGGAATGGCTGGCTGTTTTTCGGCTTGCGAAGCCAGAAAAGTAACGGGTGA
- the mnmA gene encoding tRNA 2-thiouridine(34) synthase MnmA → MNTLDLPGRPENTRIVVAMSGGVDSSVVAGLLKREGYDVVGVTLQLYDHGAATHRAGSCCAGQDIDDARRVSETLGIPHYVLDYEERFRKAVIDPFAESYVAGETPIPCVSCNQTVKFADLLATAKELGADALATGHYIRSGANGAHRALYRPVDADRDQSYFLFATTQAQIDYLRFPLGGLSKPQVRAIAEEMGLTVAAKQDSQDICFVPQGKYSDIIAKLKPTAANPGDIVHIDGRVLGRHEGILRYTIGQRRGIGIASGEPLYVVHLDAERARVVVGPREALETHKIYLRNMNWLGDGPLADIPEGGLELFAKVRSTRPPRPAVLRHAAGVTSVELADGESGIAPGQACVLYSDDGNEARIFGGGFIERSERGAEAEAMLTKLAARPAQVPAE, encoded by the coding sequence ATGAACACTCTCGACCTTCCCGGACGTCCCGAAAACACCCGCATTGTCGTCGCCATGTCGGGCGGCGTGGATTCGTCCGTGGTCGCCGGCCTGTTGAAGCGCGAAGGCTATGATGTCGTCGGCGTCACCTTGCAGCTTTACGATCACGGCGCGGCAACACACCGGGCCGGTTCATGCTGTGCCGGACAGGACATCGACGATGCCCGCCGCGTCTCCGAGACGCTGGGCATTCCCCACTATGTGCTCGACTACGAGGAGCGCTTCCGCAAGGCGGTCATCGATCCCTTCGCCGAGAGCTATGTCGCCGGCGAGACCCCTATCCCTTGCGTCTCCTGCAACCAGACGGTTAAGTTCGCCGACCTTTTGGCCACCGCCAAGGAGCTCGGCGCCGACGCGCTCGCCACCGGCCACTATATCCGTTCCGGCGCCAACGGCGCCCACCGCGCGCTCTACCGGCCGGTCGATGCCGACCGCGACCAGAGCTATTTCCTGTTCGCCACCACGCAGGCGCAGATCGACTATCTGCGCTTTCCCTTGGGCGGCCTGTCGAAGCCGCAGGTTCGCGCCATTGCCGAGGAGATGGGGCTGACGGTGGCCGCCAAGCAGGACAGCCAGGATATCTGCTTCGTGCCGCAGGGCAAATATTCCGACATCATCGCCAAGCTGAAGCCGACCGCCGCCAATCCGGGCGACATCGTCCACATCGATGGCCGCGTGCTCGGCCGCCATGAGGGCATATTGCGCTACACGATCGGCCAGCGCCGCGGCATCGGCATCGCCTCCGGTGAGCCGCTCTACGTCGTCCATCTCGACGCCGAACGGGCCCGTGTCGTGGTCGGCCCGCGCGAGGCGCTGGAGACGCACAAGATCTATCTGCGCAACATGAACTGGCTTGGCGACGGGCCGCTCGCCGATATTCCCGAAGGCGGCCTCGAACTGTTCGCCAAGGTCCGCTCGACCCGGCCGCCGCGTCCGGCAGTGCTGCGCCACGCGGCAGGCGTGACTTCGGTCGAACTGGCCGATGGCGAGTCCGGTATCGCGCCCGGACAGGCCTGCGTGCTCTATTCAGACGACGGCAACGAGGCCCGAATCTTCGGCGGCGGCTTCATCGAGCGCTCCGAGCGCGGCGCAGAAGCCGAGGCCATGCTGACGAAGCTCGCGGCAAGGCCGGCACAGGTTCCCGCAGAATAG
- a CDS encoding helix-turn-helix domain-containing protein: MDLLDAISMDRRVTAGEFRVAFRLLQHANAETGAIFPSQDRLGSQIGMKERSVRACIAGLVHHGWLRKWRPNRRTANSYSFESKHINAVLDRQISLNEARREERKTRARPKA, translated from the coding sequence TTGGACCTGCTCGATGCGATATCGATGGATCGTCGGGTCACCGCTGGCGAGTTTCGGGTGGCATTCCGGCTGTTGCAACATGCCAACGCCGAGACAGGTGCGATCTTCCCGTCACAGGACCGTCTGGGCAGTCAGATCGGGATGAAGGAACGCTCAGTGCGCGCTTGCATAGCCGGTCTGGTGCACCACGGTTGGTTGCGGAAGTGGCGCCCGAACCGGCGCACGGCCAATTCGTACAGCTTCGAGAGTAAGCACATCAACGCGGTTCTGGACCGTCAAATTTCGCTTAACGAAGCCAGGAGAGAGGAGCGCAAAACCCGCGCTCGTCCCAAGGCCTGA
- a CDS encoding DUF1153 domain-containing protein, with protein MTDLVRPRVKYVIGPDGSPLTIADLPPTNTRRWVIRRKAEVVAAVRGGLLSLEEACQRYKLTTEEFLSWQASIDEYGLAGLRTTRIQQYRH; from the coding sequence ATGACCGATCTGGTTAGACCTAGAGTCAAGTATGTTATTGGGCCTGACGGCAGCCCTCTTACGATTGCCGATCTGCCGCCGACGAACACGCGTCGCTGGGTTATCCGGCGCAAGGCGGAAGTCGTCGCGGCGGTGCGTGGCGGGCTTTTGAGCCTCGAAGAGGCATGCCAGCGCTACAAGCTGACCACCGAGGAATTCTTGTCCTGGCAGGCGTCGATCGACGAATATGGCCTTGCCGGGCTGCGCACCACGCGCATCCAGCAATACCGGCACTAG
- a CDS encoding SIR2 family protein, which yields MQRYKGGRLPAAWEISVAETIALLEADFPGMAGAVARGRYALWLGSGISLDRVVGVPAVIGRVIEYLRSRMDAGNPTCRYKVALDQVLANLSPPERERLHLDLPIDDWPEADRRAVTSRLAGFYAEVLETPLEGEPDPDFLLWTAVDVPGSFTGDDPDVEHLCVVMLTLEGAFRDITSANWDYLIEAAENKLIGAVGTKIDVCIRAPDFQNASGRAKLLKYHGCAVRAVANSAVYRPLLIARTPQITQYGVNAAYAVMRDHLTALVQQRRTLMIGFSAQDTDVQHIFVHGANGSGWEWNAAPTAFLFAEDALSGGQRGILASAYGEQYAPHRPAIEESARIRAFAKPLLLALLLTVLELKAAALADLGLPAAWNAAERNTVKIGLRHIRDAAAMAADPERLKFTHSLIATMMLGLDLFHHGKSDSGRYIPLSSDPIQQIADVPETTGLRQAAIAFALLGKGAADGDWSISAGTAMTTPINLQQGSRVTRVFVAANDDVAGKMIQAGHVDPDADDTVLLLSTSPKARRARSSSGPMGRTGKIGLREVCLTSMIDTATDALDLIGAFKRSTSL from the coding sequence ATGCAACGGTATAAAGGGGGGCGATTGCCAGCAGCTTGGGAAATTAGCGTCGCCGAGACCATCGCGTTGCTCGAGGCAGACTTTCCAGGAATGGCCGGCGCGGTAGCGCGCGGCAGATACGCGTTGTGGCTTGGCTCAGGTATTTCACTCGATCGTGTTGTTGGCGTTCCTGCCGTCATTGGTCGTGTGATCGAGTATCTGCGGTCACGCATGGACGCCGGAAATCCGACATGTCGATACAAGGTTGCGCTCGATCAGGTCCTCGCAAACCTCTCACCGCCAGAGCGGGAGAGGTTGCACCTTGATTTGCCGATTGACGACTGGCCAGAGGCGGATCGGCGTGCGGTCACGTCGCGCTTGGCCGGTTTCTACGCCGAGGTATTGGAAACGCCGCTGGAAGGGGAACCGGATCCTGACTTTCTGCTCTGGACCGCAGTCGATGTGCCGGGCAGCTTTACCGGTGACGATCCGGACGTCGAACATCTCTGTGTCGTGATGCTGACGCTTGAGGGAGCCTTCCGCGATATTACCTCGGCGAACTGGGATTACCTGATCGAGGCTGCTGAGAACAAGTTGATAGGCGCGGTTGGCACCAAGATCGACGTTTGCATTAGAGCGCCCGATTTCCAGAACGCGAGCGGCCGCGCGAAGCTTCTTAAATATCATGGTTGCGCGGTTCGAGCGGTTGCTAATTCTGCCGTCTACCGGCCGCTGTTGATCGCGCGTACCCCTCAGATCACACAATATGGGGTCAACGCTGCCTACGCGGTTATGCGCGACCATCTGACAGCCCTGGTGCAGCAACGCCGCACGCTCATGATCGGCTTCTCGGCGCAGGACACCGATGTTCAGCATATATTCGTCCATGGCGCCAACGGGAGCGGTTGGGAATGGAATGCGGCGCCGACTGCTTTCCTCTTTGCCGAGGACGCCCTTTCGGGCGGTCAGCGCGGCATCTTGGCTAGTGCCTACGGGGAACAATATGCTCCACATAGGCCCGCCATCGAAGAGTCTGCAAGAATCCGCGCCTTCGCCAAACCATTGCTACTCGCGCTCCTCCTTACGGTTCTCGAACTTAAGGCCGCTGCGCTGGCGGACCTAGGACTGCCAGCAGCATGGAATGCTGCCGAGCGGAACACGGTCAAGATTGGCCTACGTCACATTCGCGATGCCGCGGCAATGGCTGCTGACCCGGAACGACTCAAGTTCACTCACAGTCTGATCGCAACCATGATGCTGGGGCTCGATCTCTTTCATCACGGCAAATCCGACAGCGGCCGCTATATTCCCTTGTCGTCGGATCCCATCCAGCAAATCGCCGATGTGCCAGAAACCACGGGCCTTCGACAGGCAGCCATTGCGTTTGCACTCCTCGGCAAAGGCGCTGCCGACGGTGACTGGTCAATCTCCGCTGGTACGGCTATGACCACACCGATCAACCTACAGCAGGGCTCGCGCGTCACACGCGTATTTGTCGCGGCCAATGACGATGTGGCCGGAAAAATGATACAAGCTGGGCACGTTGATCCCGACGCGGATGACACTGTCCTACTGCTGAGTACTTCACCCAAGGCAAGGAGGGCTCGATCGTCGTCGGGACCCATGGGAAGGACTGGCAAGATCGGACTGCGTGAGGTCTGCTTAACCTCGATGATCGACACGGCAACGGATGCACTCGACCTAATCGGCGCATTCAAGCGGAGCACGAGCCTGTGA
- a CDS encoding NADP-dependent oxidoreductase: MRAVIQNSVGGPDVLVVANQPDPTAKPGEVLVRVKAAGINPVDGSVRAGYYKLLGEPPFVLGWDISGTVEALGAGVTSLKVGDEVFGMPRFPKQAAAYAELAAVPVDEIALKPKAADHIQAGALPLAGLTAWQGLVRHGGLKSGQRVLVHAGAGGVGHLAVQIAKARGAYVIATASPNKLDFVRKLGADEVIDYTKGDFTTKISDIDLVLEPMGGEHAERSLKVIRNGGVLVSLLNLNDTTRALASARDIRVERMSVVPDREGLLELGRLIDANKLTVHVAKSFPLEQAGAAHAFLATKPIGKVALTV; the protein is encoded by the coding sequence ATGCGTGCCGTTATCCAGAATTCCGTCGGCGGACCCGACGTCCTTGTCGTTGCCAACCAGCCCGACCCTACGGCAAAGCCCGGCGAAGTGTTGGTCCGCGTCAAGGCAGCCGGCATCAATCCGGTCGATGGCTCCGTCCGCGCCGGTTATTATAAGCTGCTCGGCGAGCCGCCCTTTGTCCTCGGCTGGGATATTTCGGGAACCGTCGAGGCGCTGGGCGCCGGCGTCACCAGCCTCAAGGTCGGCGACGAGGTGTTCGGCATGCCGCGTTTCCCCAAGCAGGCGGCGGCTTACGCCGAGTTGGCCGCAGTGCCAGTCGACGAGATCGCGCTGAAGCCGAAGGCGGCGGACCACATCCAGGCAGGCGCATTGCCGCTGGCAGGCCTGACCGCCTGGCAGGGCCTTGTCCGCCATGGTGGACTGAAATCGGGCCAGCGCGTGCTGGTCCATGCGGGGGCCGGCGGCGTCGGCCATCTGGCCGTGCAGATCGCCAAGGCGCGCGGCGCCTATGTCATCGCCACCGCCAGCCCAAACAAGCTCGATTTCGTCCGCAAGCTCGGCGCCGACGAGGTCATCGACTACACCAAGGGCGATTTTACCACCAAGATCAGCGACATCGATCTGGTGCTGGAGCCAATGGGCGGGGAGCACGCCGAACGCTCGCTGAAAGTCATCAGGAATGGCGGCGTGCTGGTGTCTTTGCTGAACCTGAACGACACCACCAGGGCGCTGGCCAGCGCGCGCGACATCCGGGTCGAACGCATGTCCGTCGTGCCTGACCGGGAAGGCCTTTTGGAACTTGGCCGGTTGATCGACGCGAACAAGCTCACCGTCCATGTAGCGAAGAGCTTCCCGCTCGAACAAGCCGGTGCCGCCCACGCCTTTCTCGCCACCAAGCCGATCGGCAAAGTGGCGCTGACGGTCTGA